The Ananas comosus cultivar F153 linkage group 20, ASM154086v1, whole genome shotgun sequence region TACAGGAacaatttatgaaatttttattttacagaaatatttctgtaatttattatatttgtaggaacgTATATGCAAATAATCCTTTTATTTAAATTGCATCTGTGAGATTAGTTATGTTCATGAATTTTTTAGACGAAGCTTCAGCACGAATCTAAAAGGAGGGTCTTGGGAGaaacaataatatatttatttaatcatGTGTAGGGATGGTGCATTTTATTCAACCAAAAAAACTAGGGAATGCAGATTTTTTTCGTCGTCAATTTTCCCTGCAAGAGAGTTTCTAGAGTGGCGTCGCcgcaaagaaaaaataaagtacaaagGACATAAAAcatgattttttaaattattttgtggaAAAATTTGTATGCAATGAGGGAGCAGAATTTGtatacaaaagaaaaagcttTTGATACAATAAGAAGGTAGAAACGTGCAAAATTTATCTATGCTATGGACTATCTTAAtttgattatctaattttttaaaattttaattttattatttaattttataatttatttaatttgattccgTCAACAACACCTtagcttcaaaatttgaatgcgtagtttatttttgaagattaaattaatataattcatgcaattctcacaactatagattttttttagtaattagtttaaattttaaaatttaagtaatcGTTCACttgttcaaatcaaataaattaaataattaaatgataaaatactatataatttacataagtactgtatatttttataaaataaaaatcagcaATATTTCTTATGATATATTTTTNAGGACATAAAAcatgattttttaaattattttgtggaAAAATTTGTATGCAATGAGGGAGCAGAATTTGtatacaaaagaaaaagcttTTGATACAATAAGAAGGTAGAAACGTGCAAAATTTATCTATGCTATGGACTATCTTAAtttgattatctaattttttaaaattttaattttattatttaattttataatttatttaatttgattccgTCAACAACACCTtagcttcaaaatttgaatgcgtagtttatttttgaagattaaattaatataattcatgcaattctcacaactatagattttttttagtaattagtttaaattttaaaatttagttcacttgttcaaatcaaataaattaaataattaaataattaaataatatatagtttacATAAGTactgtatatttttataaaataaaaatcagcaATATTTCTTATGATATCTTTTTTCCGCTTGCGTACAAAGAGGGTTTGACTTTTTCACACGCTGAGGGTTTGACTTTCTCACACCACAACTATCCTCTTACCCCACCCCACTAAATAAccaagaaagaggagaagagactAATCCACTAATgtggttttttattttattcgttattataattatagtagTTATATTTAACAAAGTCAATTGGTCAATTCCACGAGGAAGCATCTTCCTAAACGTCTCCTAAACCATTCCAATTAATGTTGGGTAAACTGTAAGTATAGGTCCTATATTGTGCCAATATCGTGACTTGTATTAGTacactttttatttaaatacaTTTGTTTCtaaatctttatatatataaatatactacaACCGCTAGCGtaaacagaaaattttttttttgaatattcttATATAAAGTAACAATTTTGTTCTCTTTTCGCAAATTAACGAATTTAGATCTCATTTGGAATTGTagagagattgcgttacgtacggtgagaaaatgcaatagaaaaataaatatgtacTTTCAGATGTAATGTCGCATTCTGCGTTTCGTAATCAGTCAATTTTGCAGTCGCCCCGACTCCATTTTACCTATTAGCGTTGGATGGGCCTTAATATCAAACAGACTCTTAGTTCTGTTTACTTCTAATGTGGgttaaaaattaacaattttcttTACCGATGAGAGACAAAAGTacagtaatatatatatgtataaacttAAAAACTAAAgtatttaagtgaaaagtatAGGAACCAAGTTGCAATATCAGGACAGTTTTAGGGACTTTACATACATTTATACTCTATACTATATGTAAGCTTCCCCTGTTGGAGAGTTACTAGCTAGCTACACTTCCTTTTGTAAATCAACATGACTCAAGCAAGAGCACAACTAAGCATTCTAGGCATTCTAAAGGAAGCCCTCCTAACCATACTTAGAAATGCAAAGATTCTATCATCCTTTATTCTTGTTATTCTTCTCCCCCTCAAACTTTTGTGTAGGATTCCTAATCTCAATCCACCTATAGTTTTACATGTGGCCTCAATTGCACCCTACCTACTCTCGCGTCTCGCTTTATCCGATTCGCCGGTCACCATAAACATCTTTCCTACCGCGACGATCGTCTCGCACATCACGACGTCGATCGCCGTCTACCTCTCAACCATGTGCTACAATGGAAGCCACCTTGGGCTCAATGAGTTGTTCTCCAAGTTTAAGAGGACATGGAGGGGCCTTTTGGCAACAATAGTTGTTTGTGAGCTCTTCACCTGGGTGTACGTCATCCTCTTCTCGGGTTTTTGTCTTATCTTTGTGATGTTAAATATAACCAACTTGTGGATTTTGTTGATTGTTTTGgttttattgtttctttttcttctagGTTTTGTCATGTCTGTGTATGTTTCAATGGTAGGAAAGTTGTGTCTTGTGGTGTCAATAGTAGAGGAGAAGTGCTATGGTTGGGGTGCAATGAGAAGGGCTACTGGGCTTCTTGTAACAAGAAAGTTACAAGGCATTGTCCTCATGGCCCTCATGATGGGCGTCGGTGAGATAATCGCGACGGCGTTTGCTCGCTTGAAGGGCGATGGTGATCGACAGCAGCAGGTGTCGGCATCGATCGTGGTCGGGGATGTTCTGAAAATCGTCGTCGACGAGGTGTTTACTATGCTTTGTAGCCTTGTGTTAACAGTGTTCTACTACGAGTGCAAGAGGAGCAAAGGAGGGGGGAAAAGTGGAGAAGGGTTCCAAGAGTTGTTGCCCTTCACTTCCCATGTTGATGATGCTATTGCATGATTTGGTTTTCGCAATTTGATAATAATGGTGTTGGTGTGTTGAATAAGCTAGAATGTATATTACACTACGAAAATTTCGCAATGAAAAAAATGTCAGAATCCATTTCAGACGATAATATCTTGAAAAGCTAATTTGATTCTGTAAATGTACTGTAAAAGAAGAGGTATCAGAAGAAAACCACTTATTCACAacatttgatttcttttttttcccctcccctTTTTCCTGAATAAATCTATAGGCTTATATAAACATAAGTTTCTTAAATGTATGTTCACACATGATTTGAATATAAGACTTATGGCTCACGAATATGCATACCAATGTAATAAATGGGAAGCATACTaatgtgagaaaaaaatatCCCATTGGTtaacttttctctctctgtaTGTATATTATAAAACCTCCAGCGAGTCAATTTGACAAAGGAGGTACTAATTTGAAATACGAGTCCAAATAAATGGCTGGACTAGTTGATTGACGAGGACATGAATAAAGTTGAACGAATtggaatcaaatttttataacatTTTATGAGAAATTAAGTTGTCACAGAGGGTTTCATTTTACCATTTTAAATGCTTCTTATCTTCTACTTCTGCCTGCAGCAACAGAAAAAGTGATGGTGTGATTCTCCTGTTAGCGAGAAtcagaaataaaaatttgaagttcaaaAACAAGAGCATTAATTTGGTGCTTCTACTTTCTGCTGCAGCCCAACATTTGTTAAGAAAACTTTCATATAGCACACCTCCTAAAAGCACAAGTAGCAGTTCATCCAAGTGCACCATACAAAATATGCCCTAGCAAATGAAAATATGCAGATGTAGTATCAAGAAAAGTGTATTCTACGCAGATGCAAATCCCATACGCCACCGAAAAAGATCGAAACCAATATCTGGGCAACCTTCTGATCCATCTTAATAGTTGAAATGCTATATCGCACAATGTATCACCAAAACTCCAAGAAATAGGAACCAAAATAATAAGAATACTAATTTAAGGCAATAGTATGCTACAATGCATCGAACTAAACTGCTTGATAAAGTAGAAGAGAGTTTTTGAACATAGCGCAGGACAAATCCGACATTCTAATGGAAGGcctaaattataagaaataactGTAGGATGTCTTGTATTATAAAGCTGCTTCTTTAACCGGAGAAGATGAAATATGAAAGAGTAACATCGACCCACAAACCAAATAGTCATCTCAAACACAAAAAAGAACATCTCATAACAAGATAAATAGCGCCAGTAGGAAAACCAAACTCCTCAAAATACTATGTTTAACTGTCCAAAGAAGACTTGCTTCGATCTCGACTTCAGTTAGGCCGCGGAGTAGCCCACTCGACTCGAAGGATAAGATTATCATAACCGTACCCATTGAGCTTATTAATCGCCCTCTCGGCGTCCTCCTTGTGAACGAAATTGACAAAGCCAAACCCCCTACTGACCCCCGTCTTCTGGTCGACCGCAACATAGACACGGCTGACTGGACCAAACGTACGGAAGAGTTCAAGCAGGTCGGGTTCGCGGGTATCCTCCGAAAGGTTGGTGACTCGGACGGAGTTCTCGTCGTTCCGGCGCCTCATCTCGGTTCCAGTTCtatctcctccgccacctcgcaTGCCAGGTGGCACGTAGGTACTTTTGCCGGTTCCTGGGGCTGAAGGTCCCAACTCCGGTGGAGGCAGGTTGTCGGTTTGCGGGGCGAGATCCTTGTAGGGGCACTTTGAAGTCCAGTGGTCGCCCTTTCTGCCGCAGGTTCTGCATACCATGAGAACGGCACCAGCTTTCCCAGCTGCAGCTAGGGCATCACCTGTCATGCTTGTTTCTTCTTGTTTGCTGCCTGCAGTCAGTTTTAGGAGAATTAAGGCCATTTAACTACTGGATCATATACAGAAATAagcaaaataaatgaagcaaaagGAATAGCCAAGAAAATACTAAGATAAGTGATGAACTTAAAGATAATAGCTGAGAAAACCCTAAGATAAGAAATGAAGTATTTAGGGTCCAAACGCAAACTCTACAGGAGTGAATACATCGATGGCTGGCAGGTGGTTTGCAACAAATACACCTTGGGTTTTTCTAGGCAATAAAAAAACAGAAACTAAATAACCACTCTTTGGGCACCTGTTAATTTAGACAAGACACCATTCCACACCTAGACAAGTTCCATCACAAGCTAACGAACAATAAGAAAAACAGACATGCATCCACGGCAGCATGCAATCTGTCAGCCGAGGTAATCTTGAGTCATACTAGTTTCATACCTTAACAGTTTTTTTCATACCTGCTTTACTCATTAACACGTATTCCATACATCAGAGGCATCTTTTTCATAtattacaataataattttgtgACAATTTGTTAAAGATAATTCCCATAATTTACTTTCCTAAAGTATGTAACCAATGCAAAGATGCCACTTAACAAAAGATGTTGAGGATAATAACATGCCAGAGTTACAGGAAATGAGGTGCTGATTAAAAGAGTTTATGGTATAagttattatatattcataatGTAATCaacattcattcattagcaatTCAACATACAGAAAAAGTATGATAAACTAAACACTCATGCATAAGAGTCTAAACTTTAGCTCAAAGGACAAGAACACTAATCATGCATCAATTTCATGCCTTTGAATTATGTGATTTAAAAGgaatacttttaaatttgaagttctgCACGAAATTGACATGAATACATATATGTGCACAATATTATACCATGGATATTTCTAAGTGTTCCGCCTACTTTTCGGCAACTATTGCCATTTGAACAAAAAGCTACTACAAAATTATTACATTTCTAGATATTTAGATTCATGATACTACTGTCTACATATTTGCCATGTGATGCTAAAATACTCAAAAGTTTAGATTCTCAAGGCAAATGATACTAATTTTGACAGTATATTTACATAATAGGGCAAGACATGTATATTgtggtaaaaaaaaatcaaagagtcATATTAACAGGAAGTATCATTAAAAGTTTGGTTCGAACTTTCGAATTACAAGTGCAATTCCATTTCCACAATTGACCTTACACCAACAGGAACCTAATGATGGTTCTCCCTTACAACTGCCTACACCTTCCTGACATTCACCTAATGCATTCATAACCATTATTATGATTACCTTTCTTCCACTCCCAAAAACCCCTTAATTCCTCCAATTTTCCCTGCTTCCTCAGAAATAATTGCCATCCAACCTTGCAAGTTGCAACAATGCACTTCACTTCCATAGAAACACAATCTCCAACATCTATTCTCTTTTGGGATATCGGGAATTTGGGATTCCATGCATAGATGGAAAGATGGAAAGATGGAGCAACAACCACACCAATGCGTGGTTTATGCAAGTGGGGAAAGAACATACGCTCAAAGGTAAACAAAATAATCATCACAATATGAGTGCCTAGCCTATATGTTTATACCAATGAAATTCTCCTCTAATTCATCTACCTCATTTCACACAGTTGATCTTGTCCATCCTTTGCCACAAT contains the following coding sequences:
- the LOC109725779 gene encoding eukaryotic translation initiation factor 3 subunit G, with product MAAATLPGPTKLRWGELDEDDGGDDFDFLLPPRVVEGPDENGVKRTVEYRFDDEGNKVKVTTTTRVRKLARARLSKRALERRAWPKFGDAVREDVGARLTMVSTEEIVLERPRAPGSKQEETSMTGDALAAAGKAGAVLMVCRTCGRKGDHWTSKCPYKDLAPQTDNLPPPELGPSAPGTGKSTYVPPGMRGGGGDRTGTEMRRRNDENSVRVTNLSEDTREPDLLELFRTFGPVSRVYVAVDQKTGVSRGFGFVNFVHKEDAERAINKLNGYGYDNLILRVEWATPRPN
- the LOC109725932 gene encoding uncharacterized protein LOC109725932 → MTQARAQLSILGILKEALLTILRNAKILSSFILVILLPLKLLCRIPNLNPPIVLHVASIAPYLLSRLALSDSPVTINIFPTATIVSHITTSIAVYLSTMCYNGSHLGLNELFSKFKRTWRGLLATIVVCELFTWVFCHVCVCFNGRKVVSCGVNSRGEVLWLGCNEKGYWASCNKKVTRHCPHGPHDGRR